Proteins from a genomic interval of Zingiber officinale cultivar Zhangliang chromosome 1B, Zo_v1.1, whole genome shotgun sequence:
- the LOC121969124 gene encoding AP-1 complex subunit sigma-2-like isoform X1 produces the protein MSTGRLRTKIHFVILISRQGKVRLTKWYSPYQQKERATAIRELSSLILTRGPKLCNFVEWKGYKAVYRRYASLYFCMCVDQDDNELEILEIIHHFVEILDRYFGSVCELDLIFNFHKAYYILDEILIAGELQESSKKIVARLIAAQDTMVETAKAEAGSVSNMIAQTM, from the exons AG ATCCATTTTGTAATTCTAATTAGTCGACAAGGGAAGGTGAGATTGACGAAATGGTATTCTCCATACCAACAGAAAGAACGAGCCACG gctaTCCGGGAGCTTAGCAGCCTTATTCTTACACGAGGACCAAAACTTTGCAATTTTGTCGAGTGGAAGGGATACAAAGCTGTGTATCGAAG GTATGCTAGCCTATACTTCTGTATGTGTGTCGATCAAGATGACAACGAACTTGAAATCCTTGAGATAATTCATCATTTTGTCGAGATATTAGATCGTTACTTCGGCAGT GTGTGTGAACTTGATTTGATCTTTAATTTCCACAAG GCATATTACATTTTGGATGAGATTTTGATTGCCGGTGAGCTTCAAGAATCAAGCAAGAAAATTGTTGCTCGACTTATAGCTGCTCAG GACACAATGGTGGAAACAGCAAAGGCGGAAGCTGGTTCAGTCAGCAATATGATTGCACAGACAATGTGA
- the LOC121969124 gene encoding AP-1 complex subunit sigma-2-like isoform X2, with amino-acid sequence MSTGRLRTKIHFVILISRQGKVRLTKWYSPYQQKERATAIRELSSLILTRGPKLCNFVEWKGYKAVYRRYASLYFCMCVDQDDNELEILEIIHHFVEILDRYFGSVCELDLIFNFHKAYYILDEILIAGELQESSKKIVARLIAAQVRSAMLLDWGKWAINSK; translated from the exons AG ATCCATTTTGTAATTCTAATTAGTCGACAAGGGAAGGTGAGATTGACGAAATGGTATTCTCCATACCAACAGAAAGAACGAGCCACG gctaTCCGGGAGCTTAGCAGCCTTATTCTTACACGAGGACCAAAACTTTGCAATTTTGTCGAGTGGAAGGGATACAAAGCTGTGTATCGAAG GTATGCTAGCCTATACTTCTGTATGTGTGTCGATCAAGATGACAACGAACTTGAAATCCTTGAGATAATTCATCATTTTGTCGAGATATTAGATCGTTACTTCGGCAGT GTGTGTGAACTTGATTTGATCTTTAATTTCCACAAG GCATATTACATTTTGGATGAGATTTTGATTGCCGGTGAGCTTCAAGAATCAAGCAAGAAAATTGTTGCTCGACTTATAGCTGCTCAG GTGAGATCAGCTATGTTGCTAGATTGGGGGAAGTGGGCTATCAATAGCAAGTAG
- the LOC121969124 gene encoding AP-1 complex subunit sigma-2-like isoform X3, with translation MIHFVILISRQGKVRLTKWYSPYQQKERATAIRELSSLILTRGPKLCNFVEWKGYKAVYRRYASLYFCMCVDQDDNELEILEIIHHFVEILDRYFGSVCELDLIFNFHKAYYILDEILIAGELQESSKKIVARLIAAQDTMVETAKAEAGSVSNMIAQTM, from the exons ATCCATTTTGTAATTCTAATTAGTCGACAAGGGAAGGTGAGATTGACGAAATGGTATTCTCCATACCAACAGAAAGAACGAGCCACG gctaTCCGGGAGCTTAGCAGCCTTATTCTTACACGAGGACCAAAACTTTGCAATTTTGTCGAGTGGAAGGGATACAAAGCTGTGTATCGAAG GTATGCTAGCCTATACTTCTGTATGTGTGTCGATCAAGATGACAACGAACTTGAAATCCTTGAGATAATTCATCATTTTGTCGAGATATTAGATCGTTACTTCGGCAGT GTGTGTGAACTTGATTTGATCTTTAATTTCCACAAG GCATATTACATTTTGGATGAGATTTTGATTGCCGGTGAGCTTCAAGAATCAAGCAAGAAAATTGTTGCTCGACTTATAGCTGCTCAG GACACAATGGTGGAAACAGCAAAGGCGGAAGCTGGTTCAGTCAGCAATATGATTGCACAGACAATGTGA
- the LOC121969140 gene encoding fatty-acid-binding protein 1-like, giving the protein MGSLRFPFSLPQLPNPSRWPKPSSFLIAAAATAGAGIGFAVNVSRRSAADPSEPYRHPFARPSPIWASVSLADAPPADTSVEPSTGASFPTSLDGGRRLTGIGLRKTIVLGIKSINVYAFGVYADDSDIKRLSQKYGNVAATELKENKEFIEDVLDQDLRLTVRLQIVYSRLSIGSVRNAFEKSVGSRLQKFSGSENKELLQSFTSLFKDEYKLPKGSVIDLSREQGYVLQIKIDGQDVGKIQSKLLCKSVLDLYFGDDPFDSQAKEDIRSGLASILFE; this is encoded by the exons ATGGGCTCCCTTCGCTTTCCGTTCTCGCTGCCTCAGCTCCCGAATCCGAGTCGATGGCCGAAACCCTCCTCGTTCCTCATCGCCGCCGCCGCCACTGCCGGCGCCGGAATTGGGTTCGCGGTCAATGTCTCCCGTAGATCGGCCGCAGACCCTTCCGAACCCTACCGTCATCCGTTTGCCCGACCTTCCCCCATTTGGGCCTCCGTGTCCCTCGCCGATGCTCCTCCCGCGGATACCTCCGTGGAGCCGAGTACGGGCGCGTCGTTCCCCACGTCTTTGGACGGCGGCCGGCGCCTCACTGGGATCGGGCTGCGGAAGACGATCGTCTTGGGGATCAAGAGCATCAATGTCTACGCCTTTG GTGTTTATGCTGATGACAGTGATATAAAAAGATTGAGTCAGAAATATGGCAACGTTGCAGCAACTGAATTGAAGGAAAATAAAGAGTTCATTGAAGATGTATTGGACCAGGATTTACGCTTGACAGTTAGGCTTCAAATAGTTTATAGCAGACTAAGCATAGGTTCAGTGCGGAATGCATTTGAAAAAAGTGTAGGAAGCAGGCTTCAAAAGTTTAGTGGATCAGAAAACAAAGAATTGCTTCAAAG CTTTACTTCTTTATTCAAAGATGAATACAAGCTTCCCAAGGGTTCGGTAATTGATCTTTCAAGGGAACAAGGTTATGTGCTTCAAATAAAAA TTGATGGACAGGATGTGGGGAAGATCCAAAGTAAGCTGCTTTGTAAGTCGGTGTTGGACCTCTACTTTGGCGACGATCCCTTTGACAgccaagctaaagaagatatccgATCTGGTCTGGCTTCTATCCTCTTTGAGTGA
- the LOC121969147 gene encoding glycolipid transfer protein 1-like: MVQMEVDSKTAKGSSSCTNGLLWLTRAMDFQVDLFRNLLDRPEWTMTQVCNDSYSKTLKKWHGWLASSSFSVAIKLIPDRKKFMELIGGSGNLNADIEQFCKTFAPLLAENHKFLASVGLDDMKAS, translated from the exons ATGGTGCAAATGGAAGTAGATTCTAAAACAGCTAAAGGTTCTTCAAGCTGTACCAATGGTCTTCTGTGGCTAACAAG AGCGATGGATTTCCAAGTGGATCTATTTCGGAACTTGCTTGATCGTCCAGAATGGACAATGACACAAGTCTGcaacgattcctactccaagaccttaAAGAAATGGCATGGCTGGCTCGCCAGTTCTAGCTTTTCG GTTGCTATCAAACTTATCCCCGATAGAAAGAAGTTCATGGAGCTCATCGGTGGATCAGGCAACCTCAATGCTGACATAGAGCAATTCTGTAAAACATTTGCTCCTCTTCTTGCAGAGAATCACAAGTTCCTC GCCAGCGTCGGCCTGGACGATATGAAGGCTTCCTGA
- the LOC122039658 gene encoding zinc finger MYM-type protein 1-like, with protein MDVAYRTRLTATLDVTRFLLKQGLPFRGHDESLSSSNKGNFLELIEWYTQRNDEVAKTMNENALGNNQMKSPTVQKDLTRACAAEVTNVILNDIKDNIFSLMILAIVHVSDTSAISLKKAIDELFAKHKLSLSRLRGQGYDGVSNMRGEYNGLKALILKENSSARYAHCFAHQLQLVVIAVAKSNRIVSDFFQYVAMIVNITGASCKRKDKFRQLEHDRLVECLEKGDIVSGKGKKKSRNQFKTTRGYSLGGSHYMIIIRLMSTWTSVLKVLENVYDDGTNDDNSGIATRLIDKMESYEFVFVMHLMKSLLGITNELSLALQQKDQNIVLVLDMMVQEMNNPFSESSTELLHLAELYPGDFSLTDRVILEDQLETYIQNVRCEFSMIEDLGSLAKKMVETSKNTIFSLVYHLIELALVLLVATASVERFFSTMKIIKTNLRNRMGDE; from the exons ATGGATGTTGCATATCGCACTCGATTAACGGCAACTTTAGATGTTACACGCTTTCTTTTGAAACAAGGTTTGCCTTTCCGTGGACATGACGAGTCATTAAGTTCCTCAAATAAAGGTAACTTTCTTGAATTGATTGAGTGGTATACTCAAAGAAATGATGAGGTTGCCAAGACCATGAATGAAAATGCCCTTGGAAACAATCAAATGAAGTCTCCAACAGttcaaaaggatttaacacgAGCTTGTGCTGCTGAAGTCACAAATGTCATTCTTAATGATATAAAAGATAATATATTTTCTCTTATG ATTCTTGCTATTGTACATGTGTCTGACACTTCTGCTATTTCTTTGAAGAAGGCTATTGATGAATTGTTTGCAAAACATAAGTTGTCATTATCAAGATTGAGAGGTCAAGGATACGATGGAGTTTCAAATATGAGAGGTGAGTATAATGGATTGAAGGCTCTTATATTGAAGGAAAATTCATCTGCAAGGTATGCCCATTGTTTTGCTCACCAACTTCAACTAGTTGTTATTGCAGTTGCTAAAAGCAATCGAATTGTGAGTGATTTCTTCCAATATGTTGCTATGATTGTGAATATTACTGGTGCTTCATGcaaaagaaaagataagtttAGACAACTTGAACATGATAGACTTGTAGAATGTTTGGAGAAAGGAGATATTGTTAGtggcaaaggaaaaaaaaaatcaagaaatcaGTTTAAAACGACCAGGGGATACTCGTTGGGGGGTTCACATTACATGATTATTATCCGTTTGATGTCTACGTGGACTTCTGTTTTAAAAGTGCTTGAAAATGTGTATGATGATGGTACTAATGATGATAATAGTGGTATCGCCACCCGTTTGATTGATAAGATGGAGAGTTATGAATTTGTGTTTGTGATGCATTTGATGAAATCTTTATTGGGAATCACAAATGAATTGTCACTTGCCTTACAACAAAAGGATCAAAACATTGTACTG GTTCTTGATATGATGGTTCAAGAGATGAATAATCCGTTTTCAGAATCAAGTACGGAG CTACTTCACCTTGCTGAACTTTATCCGGGAGACTTTTCATTGACTGATCGTGTAATACTTGAGGACCAACTTGAGACTTACATTCAAAATGTACGATGTGAATTTTCTATGATTGAAGATTTGGGAAGTCTTGCTAAAAAGATGGTTGAAACAAGTAAGAATACAATTTTTTCATTGGTATATCATTTGATCGAGTTAGCATTAGTTTTACTAGTTGCAACTGCTTCTGTTGAAAGATTTTTTTCTACGATGAAAATTATCAAGACTAATTTGCGTAATAGGATGGGGGATGAGTGA